A window of Natrinema salifodinae contains these coding sequences:
- a CDS encoding glutathione S-transferase N-terminal domain-containing protein — protein sequence MLTLYQLDGCPYCERVADRLDELDVDYESAWVEGLHSERDEVKRVSGQRQVPVVVDEEYGVTMAESDRILEYLETTYA from the coding sequence ATGCTCACGCTGTACCAACTAGACGGCTGTCCGTACTGCGAGCGCGTCGCGGATCGCCTCGATGAATTGGACGTCGACTACGAGAGCGCCTGGGTCGAGGGTCTCCACTCGGAGCGCGACGAGGTCAAGCGCGTCTCCGGGCAACGGCAGGTCCCCGTCGTCGTCGACGAGGAGTACGGCGTGACGATGGCCGAATCCGACCGCATCCTCGAGTACCTCGAGACGACGTACGCCTGA
- a CDS encoding HIT family protein, whose translation MDQVFAPWRIEWIRRDEGNPDIEDCVFCELPAFDDDREHLIVARSEHAFVMLNNYPYNPGHAMVIPHVHTGDYTDLDDAVLLDHARLKQRAFDALEVALEPDGFNAGLNLGDGAGGSIDDHLHTHVVPRWQGDTNFMPVLSDTSVIVEALEETYDRVRDAFAAQEGATVPDEESAVVFAFD comes from the coding sequence ATGGACCAGGTGTTCGCACCGTGGCGAATCGAGTGGATCCGACGCGACGAGGGAAATCCGGACATCGAGGACTGCGTCTTCTGTGAACTCCCCGCGTTCGACGACGACAGAGAGCACCTGATCGTCGCGCGCAGCGAGCACGCGTTCGTCATGTTGAACAACTACCCGTACAACCCGGGCCACGCGATGGTGATTCCGCACGTCCACACCGGCGACTACACCGATCTCGACGACGCGGTCCTACTCGATCACGCCCGACTGAAACAGCGTGCGTTCGACGCCCTCGAGGTCGCGCTCGAACCGGACGGCTTCAACGCCGGGTTGAACCTCGGCGACGGCGCCGGCGGCTCGATCGACGACCACCTTCATACTCACGTCGTCCCGCGGTGGCAAGGCGACACCAACTTCATGCCCGTCCTCAGCGACACCTCGGTGATCGTCGAGGCGCTCGAGGAGACCTACGATCGCGTCCGCGACGCGTTCGCCGCTCAGGAAGGCGCAACCGTTCCCGACGAAGAGAGTGCAGTCGTCTTCGCGTTCGACTAG
- a CDS encoding DUF7835 family putative zinc beta-ribbon protein: protein MATTDDSFNGMTEHCEECDLETLHEVSVQIRTESLKQENAQFSREPYRVAECQRCGNRSSQRMNNA, encoded by the coding sequence ATGGCAACGACCGACGACTCCTTCAACGGGATGACCGAGCACTGCGAAGAATGCGACCTGGAGACGCTCCACGAGGTTTCGGTCCAGATTCGGACCGAGAGTCTCAAACAGGAGAACGCGCAGTTCTCCCGCGAGCCCTACCGCGTGGCCGAGTGCCAGCGGTGTGGGAATCGGTCGAGCCAGCGGATGAACAACGCCTGA